In Eublepharis macularius isolate TG4126 chromosome 4, MPM_Emac_v1.0, whole genome shotgun sequence, the following are encoded in one genomic region:
- the LOC129329248 gene encoding ketosamine-3-kinase-like: MEAVLRRELGTSVLRPAGHSGGGCISHGESFHTDQGRVYVKSNSRAEARRMFDGEMASLTAILQTQTVKVPKPIKVIDLPEGGAMFVMEHLDMRSLNRHAEKLGTQLADLHLHNQKLGEKLKKDGSTIGKVEEQSDVQFVEKFGFHAVTCCGYLPQVNDWQQDWVTFFARQRIQPQMDMIEKNSGDREARELWAQLQLKIPSLFGDMEIIPALLHGDLWGGNVAEDDSGPIIFDPASFYGHSEYELAIAGMFGGFSGSFYSAYHNKIPKAPGFEKRLKLYQLFHYMNHWNHFGGGYRGSSINIMRNLVK, translated from the exons ATGGAGGCTGTTCTGCGGCGGGAGCTGGGCACGTCGGTGCTGCGGCCCGCCGGCCACTCGGGGGGCGGCTGCATCAGCCACGGCGAGAGCTTCCACACGGATCAAGGCCGCGTCTATGTGAAAAGCAACTCCCGCGCCGAG GCTAGAAGAATGTTTGATGGAGAAATGGCAAGTTTAACAGCTATCTTACAAACCCAGACAGTGAAAGTTCCTAAACCTATAAAAGTTATTGATTTGCCAGAGGGTGGTGCTATGTTTGTGATGGAGCATTTGGACATGAGAAGTTTGAACAG GCATGCAGAAAAACTTGGGACACAACTAGCTGATCTTCATCTTCACAATCAAAAACTTGGGGAGAAGTTGAAGAAAGACGGAAGCACCATTG GTAAAGTTGAAGAACAGTCAGATGTTCAATTTGTAGAAAAGTTTGGGTTCCATGCGGTCACTTGTTGTGGTTATCTTCCACAG GTGAATGACTGGCAACAGGACTGGGTGACTTTCTTTGCCAGACAGCGAATCCAGCCTCAAATGGACATGATTGAAAAGAATTCAGGAGATAGGGAGGCAAGAGAGCTTTGGGCACAGCTACAG CTGAAGATACCCAGTTTGTTTGGTGATATGGAGATAATTCCTGCTCTTTTACATGGGGACCTGTGGGGAGGAAATGTAGCGGAGGATGATTCAGGCCCTATTATCTTTGATCCTGCATCTTTCTACGGTCACTCTGAGTATGAGTTAGCAATTGCTGGGATGTTCGGTGGCTTTAGTGGTTCTTTTTATTCTGCCTACCACAATAAAatccccaaagccccaggttttGAGAAACGGCTCAAGTTATACCAACTATTCCACTACATGAACCACTGGAATCACTTTGGAGGAGGGTACCGAGGCTCCTCTATAAATATAATGAGAAACCTGGTGAAGTGA